In Candidatus Methanomethylicota archaeon, one DNA window encodes the following:
- a CDS encoding DUF45 domain-containing protein, whose product MEDIMRELTEGNGMEVYGNLKIEVANMDTLALLKGNKIYINIKARKYPEFVLKYIIAHEPAYLIVKRHAKKFREIVKRIYPKYERVIKDFEEQK is encoded by the coding sequence GTGGAAGACATAATGAGGGAACTTACAGAAGGCAACGGAATGGAAGTCTACGGGAACCTGAAGATTGAGGTCGCTAACATGGATACATTAGCTTTACTCAAGGGAAATAAAATCTACATAAACATCAAGGCAAGAAAATACCCAGAATTTGTTTTAAAATACATAATCGCTCATGAGCCAGCCTATCTAATCGTTAAAAGGCATGCTAAGAAATTCCGGGAAATAGTGAAAAGAATCTATCCAAAATATGAAAGAGTTATTAAAGATTTTGAAGAACAAAAATGA
- a CDS encoding site-specific integrase yields the protein MPSKRELQEFYQFLKEPLAKVILLLFATTGLRRKELFNLKIKDVDFEKRMVIPEKDSSRTKMSRITFYNDEAEEALRKYLGLFNTLDKNGKLFPVSETQYSGCA from the coding sequence ATACCATCAAAGAGAGAACTTCAAGAATTCTACCAATTCCTGAAAGAACCTTTAGCAAAAGTAATACTCCTATTATTTGCAACAACGGGGCTGAGGAGAAAAGAGCTATTCAACCTAAAAATTAAGGACGTAGACTTTGAAAAGAGAATGGTTATTCCAGAGAAGGATTCATCTAGGACGAAGATGAGCCGGATAACATTCTACAATGATGAAGCTGAGGAAGCTCTTAGAAAATATCTTGGTTTATTCAATACTCTTGATAAAAATGGAAAGCTTTTCCCAGTATCTGAAACACAATATAGCGGGTGCGCGTAA